ACAACAAGAGCAACCACTTATGGTCATTATGCCGGTTGCTATTGCGACCACAGCGCAACCCACCTTGTTAACTGCATATGAGCAATTGGACTTTTTAAGCCTGATGGGAGCAACCGCTGGAAGCTTTTATTTTGGTCTTCCTTTTTTATGCAACGGAGCAAATCTTGCGTATGATAAAGATGCCTTTGTAAAGGTGCAAGGATTTGCTAATAATGATCATATAGCGAGTGGAGATGATCATTTTTTACTAGAGAAATTTCAAGAAACTTTTAAAAATAAGATAAGTTATTTACGCTCCCCAGATGCCATTGTAACCACACAGCCACAAGAGTTATGGAGTGCATTTATAGCGCAGCGCACACGATGGGCAGCCAAGTCTAGCGCTTACACGTTTTGGTTCTCAAAACTCATGGGCTTATTAGTCGTGAGCGTTAATCTTATGAGTGGCTTAGGTTTGATTTATCTCGCTTTCGCGAAAGCGGAAACTCAATCTCTAATCATCATCGCACTGCTGTTGAAAATAATCGCCGATGGCATTCTCATCGCAACCGAAGCTCAGTTTCACAAGAAACTTAACTATTTGAAATGGTATCCT
The genomic region above belongs to Dokdonia sp. Dokd-P16 and contains:
- a CDS encoding glycosyltransferase gives rise to the protein MIWILLFVFVSYGMIILGFAIKIKHAGTFDNHTRAHRNRFTVIVPFRNESKNLPRLLASLATIDYPTSNWELILVNDDSTDNSLEVIDQCLRSYQISNVIIINNLRATASPKKDALQTAINKGTHNWIVTTDADCYVPTQWLATLDAAIQQEQPLMVIMPVAIATTAQPTLLTAYEQLDFLSLMGATAGSFYFGLPFLCNGANLAYDKDAFVKVQGFANNDHIASGDDHFLLEKFQETFKNKISYLRSPDAIVTTQPQELWSAFIAQRTRWAAKSSAYTFWFSKLMGLLVVSVNLMSGLGLIYLAFAKAETQSLIIIALLLKIIADGILIATEAQFHKKLNYLKWYPIVMICYPFLSTYIALKSLTSSYQWKGRYYTK